One segment of Mus caroli chromosome 6, CAROLI_EIJ_v1.1, whole genome shotgun sequence DNA contains the following:
- the Timp4 gene encoding metalloproteinase inhibitor 4 isoform X1 — MPWSPLAALSWALVLRLLALLWPPGRGEACSCAPAHPQQHFCHSALVIRAKISSEKVVPASEDPADTQKMIRYEIKQIKMFKGFEKAKDIQYVYTPFDSSLCGVKLETNSHKQYLLTGQILSDGKVFIHLCNYIEPWEDLSLVQRESLNHHYHQNCGCQITTCYAVPCTISAHNECLWTDWLLERKLYGYQAQHYVCMKHVDGICSWYRGHLHLRKEYVDIIQP, encoded by the exons ATGCCCTGGAGTCCCCTGGCTGCGCTGAGCTGGGCGCTGGTGCTGAGGCTGCTGGCTTTGCTGTGGCCCCCTGGACGGGGTGAGGCGTGCAGCTGCGCGCCTGCGCACCCCCAGCAGCACTTCTGCCACTCCGCTCTAG TGATACGGGCCAAAATATCCAGTGAGAAGGTAGTCCCTGCCAGCGAAGACCCTGCTGACACTCAAAAAATGATCCGGTATGAAATCAAACAGATAAAG ATGTTTAAAGGGTTCGAGAAGGCCAAGGATATTCAGTATGTCTACACGCCATTTGACTCTTCCCTCTGTGGTGTGAAGCTAGAAACGAACAGTCACAAGCAGTATCTTTTGACTG GCCAGATTCTCAGTGATGGAAAAGTCTTCATCCATCTGTGCAACTACATTGAGCCCTGGGAGGACCTGTCCTTGGTGCAGAGGGAGAGCCTGAATCATCACTACCACCAGAACTGTGGCTGCCAA ATCACCACTTGCTATGCAGTGCCGTGTACCATCTCAGCCCACAATGAGTGTCTCTGGACGGACTGGCTGCTGGAACGGAAGCTCTATGGATACCAGGCCCAGCACTATGTCTGCATGAAGCATGTTGATGGCATCTGCAGCTGGTACCGAGGCCACCTACACCTCCGGAAGGAGTACGTTGACATCATCCAGCCCTAG
- the Timp4 gene encoding metalloproteinase inhibitor 4 isoform X2, with protein sequence MPWSPLAALSWALVLRLLALLWPPGRGEACSCAPAHPQQHFCHSALVIRAKISSEKVVPASEDPADTQKMIRYEIKQIKMFKGFEKAKDIQYVYTPFDSSLCGVKLETNSHKQYLLTGQILSDGKVFIHLCNYIEPWEDLSLVQRESLNHHYHQNCGCQCRVPSQPTMSVSGRTGCWNGSSMDTRPSTMSA encoded by the exons ATGCCCTGGAGTCCCCTGGCTGCGCTGAGCTGGGCGCTGGTGCTGAGGCTGCTGGCTTTGCTGTGGCCCCCTGGACGGGGTGAGGCGTGCAGCTGCGCGCCTGCGCACCCCCAGCAGCACTTCTGCCACTCCGCTCTAG TGATACGGGCCAAAATATCCAGTGAGAAGGTAGTCCCTGCCAGCGAAGACCCTGCTGACACTCAAAAAATGATCCGGTATGAAATCAAACAGATAAAG ATGTTTAAAGGGTTCGAGAAGGCCAAGGATATTCAGTATGTCTACACGCCATTTGACTCTTCCCTCTGTGGTGTGAAGCTAGAAACGAACAGTCACAAGCAGTATCTTTTGACTG GCCAGATTCTCAGTGATGGAAAAGTCTTCATCCATCTGTGCAACTACATTGAGCCCTGGGAGGACCTGTCCTTGGTGCAGAGGGAGAGCCTGAATCATCACTACCACCAGAACTGTGGCTGCCAA TGCCGTGTACCATCTCAGCCCACAATGAGTGTCTCTGGACGGACTGGCTGCTGGAACGGAAGCTCTATGGATACCAGGCCCAGCACTATGTCTGCATGA